Within Spinacia oleracea cultivar Varoflay chromosome 4, BTI_SOV_V1, whole genome shotgun sequence, the genomic segment AGTCCTTGTCGCTTGCTTCTGACGAGTCTAAAGCTGATTGCTTTGTTGACTCAAGTGGAAACATGGTTCAGGAAGAAAACCAAAGTAAAGCTGAAACAGAAGAGAGAAGCCATGAAGATAAGTCTGATAAGAACACCTCGGATAATATAGATTTTGAACAGGAGCACCCCCAAACATCTAACGATGTACTTGATGACTCAAAGGTAATCTGTGGTCTTTGAGCTCTATGTGGATCCTATTGCAAATGGAATGAAATGTGAAATCTCTATAAATCCCTCCTCCACAAACAAATACAATACCAATTCTCTTGTGGAACCTCATCTTTCCTGGCACCCCTTCTTTCTAAATCACCGTGAAAGAAGTATCTTATTTTGCTCTCATTCTTCAATTTTGGAAAGCAGACATCAATTGTTAAAAAGAAGGAATTCATCCACAAAGCTTAGCTAAAAAGCAAGTGCCATTTAAAGTACAGGCTCCAATAAGAGAAACTTAATCCTCTATTCAAAAAAGGCTTCTGATAATTTCTTCTGTTTACTTATGCCAACACTGGCAATGAAGTCAACTCCTACTCCCCAAAATTGTTTCACTTTCTTATTAGTTCTGGGGGTTGGCAGGTTATCAatgtattaatttttatttgggGCGTGTCATCCTCTTCACTCATTTCTTCTTATGCATGTTTTCATCGAGGACGCAGTTGAGTAGATGTCTTTTAATTTGATGTAACAAGTGCTTGACCGGTTTTGTATCTACGAGACTACAACTGACTTTATGCGTGGCCTGATTTTCTGAATGGTTGTCTGTTGGTGGTGTTATCGATATTTGTTTTGCCTAAAGTCTCTAATTCCTTAGACTTGTGTAGTTATGTGGCTTCTCTTTCATGTTTACTATTAGTACAGTGTGTAGACCCTTGATCTGGATAGGTTATTTTAAGTACCTGCTTACCAAAATGCTTTCCCTTAAAATTTAATATAGAAAATAGTGGTCAATCAGAAGAAGCCTAGGagaactatatttttttttttaaatctgtGTCTCTTGTTGCTAATTTGGGTTCTTTTCTCTGGTAGGATACAACTGAAGTTGATAAAGCCGAGGAACCGAAGGTGATTGAGAAAGTGATGGTCTCTCAATCAAACCTGACTGATTTTGTTGGGAAGCCTATTTTTCATGCAGAGCGTATCTATGATAAGACCCCTACTGGAGTTGTGATGGGTCTAGCATGGACTGCAATGGGAGGTTCAACTCTCTACATAGAGACAACCAGCGTTGAGCAAGGAGAAGGAAAAGGGGCTCTTAATCTGACTGGACAACTTGGAGATGTTATGAAGGAAAGTGCACAAATTGCCCTCACAGTTGCCCGAGGTATTCTACTTGAGAAGGAGCCACAAAGCAACTTCTTTGCCGATTCCAAGGTTCATCTCCATGTTCCTGCTGGAGCCACTCCCAAAGATGGGCCTAGTGCTGGGTGCACTATGATTACTTCACTGCTCTCTCTCGCAATGAAGAGACCTGTTAAGAAGGACTTGGCAATGACTGGGGAGGTAACACTCACTGGGAAGATACTTCCAATTGGCGGGGTAAGTAACAAAGACAGGATTCCATTCTTTGGGTAATGTTGTCTGGGTTTTTTCCTGCACAAGGGTTTGGGGGTACATTGGCCTTTTTGTTTATATTAACCCCTAGAAACTTGATGATCTAAAATACAAGACAAGTTTAACAGGAACAGCTTTGTGCTGAACACCACAAATCAATGTTCTAACCAGAAAATGAGTGCTGTGTTCTTTTCCttccaaaaaaaataagtttgaaGGTTAGTGTAGTAAGTTCATTACGTTCAGGTAACTAGGTAAGGcctaattagtataaaataaaatataatattcacAACTAAAATATGTTCAGATAAGTTATAAATCAAGTAATAATTCAGATGAGCTCACACAATTAAATACTGCGTAGTTTAGATATATcaattcaaataagttcagggGTTTTCAGATAAAAAGAAACATAGCCTTGAACACTTGCAAATTTGTTATGTGGGGGAAAAAGCTAAAATTGTAAGGAACTAGTGGCGATTATGAGTGATGACTGCCTTAAATTTATTTAGAAGAACAAGTAAAAATGCTCGTAATATGTCCTTGTACGCATCCCCTCTCTGTTGCTGTGTTATTGTAGGTGTGCTGTCGTCTTTGGTTTTCAATTGATTTTCCCAGTTGGTTAGAAAAATAAATGTGGTAATTATAGGCAATTACTCTAATTAGTGAATTTGGTgttggaaaatgaaaaaaagatgattgcatgttttgttACTGGTTCTTTCTTAGTTGGTAGTAATCCCCGGTGCATTAGCAAACAGCAGATACAATGAGGTATCTGGCATGCTTTTAGATATTTGTAAATGTGCGTGACCTAGTACTTGTGATTTTGCCCCTTTGTTTCAGAACTCATATTATTACCCACCTCTTCTAAGATCCTCACTTCATTCCTCCTAGATTCAAATGTGTTAAAGAAACCATTCCATAATTGAACCAAACATACATAGAGTGGTATTCCTACTCTTTTGCAGCCCACttggttttttcttttgcttttttgTTGCGGTTGTCTCGTCTTTCCTTTTCTCTTAATTCAAAATTAGTGCCTGAATTTGTTGATTATGTAAAACCAGGTAAAGGAGAAGACAATAGCAGCTAAGAGGAGTGGAGTAAAGACCATAGTTTTTCCTGCTGCTAACCGAAGGGACTTTGACGAGCTTTCCTCAAACGTGAAAGAAGGGCTAGACGTCCACTTTGTAGAGGAATACAGAGAAATATACGATCTAGCATTTAGCGAGGACTGAGGATAACATTGCACAACattggtaaaaaaaaagaacattttcTCATTTTCAAGAAACAAAGAACTCTCACATCTGATGTTTGAAGGCTGAATCCACTTTCAGGTTGTTTTCGTTTGTGGGTGTGCGAAAAAAGGAAGGTGGAAAGCGTATGACATAATTTTCGTGTCAATCATGGATATTCAACTTTTGATTTCTAGTACTTGTACATTTTTTCTGTAACATTGTGGTACTACAGCTCAGGGGATAGTAATCATTCTTTTACATCGATGTACCAATAGCATCCGAAATAACATGAATTTTTGTCAGAAATATAAAAGGGAAGAGTTCGAAATTTCAAAGGAACATATTTCCCATTACTTCATGATGGTTAGATTTTTCAACTCTGTACAATGCTTGAATTGACAGGGGAAATGGATTTTGTTGTCTCTTTTTGATTTGAGAGGGTTGATAATAACCCTGTAACTCTGTAAGTATATTTCTATATTCGAAtgaaaatatttcccaagcTTGTTTCACACCAATACTCGTAGCAGTATCAATCATACGAAGTATCATGCAAGCACCATTTCTTAGAAACGCAAACCTGAGTGTACAATACTTACTTCACTATTCCTGTGTTGACCTGGTTATTGGGCGGGTTGGGTTATGGTCTGTGCAGGTCAAAAGCGGATTGGgtaatgaaatggtcaatttttGCGGGTTAATAATGGGTGGGTTAAAGTGGGTCACGGATCAATAACTTGCCATAGTGGGCGAGTCAGTAAATGAacaaggaaaatgaaaaaaagtcGTACACCGTAAATACAAGTGAATATGAAACTATCCATATAATTTTGTACGGAGTATAGCATaactattttagttttcaaaattattgtGTTATAAGTTCGGTCTTATAATCTTGTACGGACTCTGGTGTaatgtttgaccgttaatatatccaattctgtatggcaaaaaattataaaaaattgatatttataaaatacattttgagacAAATTTAATAAGATATTTCGTGATAATTTTTGATAGATATAATAGTAGAATTCATGGTCAAAATTTCGATATTtgaacacatttttcaaagcgtaaagaactttatgaaacagaggtagtGTAAGGTATCTCTTCTCTTGCGAAATTAGTACgagaaatatataaaaaaatggaCAGGGATGAGAAAAGAAAGTACGAGAAATGAATAACGGAAAAAGTTAGGGAGGACGAAAGAATATTACAAACTTTATATAAGGCAGTCTTGCACAAAAGACACCTTCGTGTTAcataagttaagcaataaaatcaattagctaagcatttgaattagttagttaagcattgaaactaattagttaagcattgaaactaattagttaaacaatagaaccgattagttaagcaatcaaagtaGTATTTTCGGTAAGgcagtcttacacaaaagttgtcgaAAATTAATTACAGAGTAATTTTATTCCATAAACGAAAAGAGGAAAGGGGTAGTTTAGGCAATCATTACACATCAAATAAGGGTTACATAATATCCTAGTCATCAATTCTCTATCTTAATTAATTTACTTAAGTCTCTTATCATTcaaaccaaacaccccctaagaattaaaattatttttcctATATATAACACGCATTACTCAACAATACAATTCACTCACCTACTTGTATTTCACAAACATATTTCCAAAACATCCTCCATATAATTCTTGAAGAGTTTATATAGCTTTACATTTTCCATGTAATTAcacttttttttccctttaacttgtctattgatttattttttaaataaataaaaaaaatcatacgaaatattatttttatgttgtaTGCATTATGTGAACTAATCATTTTATGTATACATGAAACTATAAACAGATTATCTTTATCCGAAGATGAAGTCATACATTGCACTTTCAATTTTCGTGGCATTTCTGATTTTTTCTCAATCAGGTAAATCAATAAAGATTGTGAATAAGTTACTCATTTGTTTGAATgctatctttttattttttcattatgGTTATAAAATGGTCTTATATATAATATGCTCATTGCTTCATATGCTAGAAATACTTCGTaaaattatactccctctgtcccttaatactcgcaccattttgactttttgcactattcacataattcactttgaccttattttatttctagtatatgaaaacaaatattagtatataatatattgttggcttcatcttaatatatattttcaaaatattaatatttttataaatttttataatatgtagttaaagatatcggTGGTCAAAGATgtacattggcaagcgtgtccagtcgaaacggtgcgagtatcaagggacggagggagtattttgtaTGCTCTTACATTCGAAAATAGAAAATGTACGCGTATTGTTTGAATTATCAGgacaattttttcaaattttaggGAGTACCACTTAAATCTAAGGATATTTTGATATTTACAACTTTTCAAGTTTCAGGTTTTTATATTTACCATCCTATTGGATAAAAGCCGCGAAAAAATGGTGAATACAAAACGTTTTATAAAATTAAGATGGTAAATACTGGTACATCATAAATCATAATAAATGTACTAGTATAAGGCTTTATCTATTTAGTCAACCTTCACGCTTCTAAGAGGTGTACAAACTTTCTTATGATATGTTACCATATGAAAAAAATATGTGCAAATCATATTCCTTTTTGAGAGATTACACTCTTTCTCGTATTAAATGCACAATTATCATTGCATTGAGTTAACATTCAAGTTCAAATAAAGCATACAATCTTTTATTGCGATATATGATACCATGTATGGAGTAATTAATAAAGTCACAAAAATCATATTCCTTGTTGGGAGATTATTACCATCTATCTAGTTTATCGTAATAAACGTGGTGTATCATGTCACATTGAGGTGTTAAATTTTATAGTTGAATATACGAACataaacttttgtgtaagaccgtatAACGGTTAGACTACTTTTTTGGTACTAATTAAGGGCTCATTCGGTAACACTATCTGTTTCAtatttttggttttttggtTTTAAAAGTTATATGCTTTTGATTGAAACGTGAACTAAAAAATAGTCATACTTATAGTAAACATGTTGATTGTGAAAACTGGAAACTAgtttttgtggttttcatattttggtttttagttttgtaaaaaacagaaaactgaaaacaaaaaacgataccgAATGGGGCCTAAATTAttgtaaaacataattaaaagtaataaaatcattactaattgaataacaaaatagttaaggtctaaagacaaatagttaaatttatgagtcgaatagttattattttaatttgaacaaacttattattaactaactcataaaatcttaactaattgattttattgcttaactaatcagtttcattgtttaactaattggttcagttgcatatataactaattaatttcgTTGCTTAATTAGTTGAATTTCagacttaattaattgatttaagtgattaactaattagttaaaatgcataactaattgattccagtGTATAAAAATAGTCTAACCGTTATGCCATATTTTCTAAAAGTTTGTAAAATATGAACGTGAAACAGGTGAATGTTATAAATGGGAGAAGATATGTAAAGATGAAAAGTCAGCAGCATTGCCATTCAAATGTCTAAAAGAGTGGTGTGACGAAAATTGTGTAAAGAAGCACCCTGATAGTAAAAGGGCATGGGGAAAATGCAAAGATGATGATGTACATGTTTGTCAATGCTTCTATATTTGTTATGATGATACTCCTTTGCCTTCTCCTATTCCACctatcaacaacaacaataacccTTAAATTTTACATCTTATATTTTGAGAATAATACTATTGAAGTTATTGTTCTAAATTCTCATTTCAtgtgttgtttgttttaaattattaaatataaataaacaatcgtatttcaatttctttttttgtaTTAGTTATTTTTCCTCCTTTTTTTGAATGGCCATTTTGATTTTCATGGTATATTGGATTTATTATTCCATACGTTCctaaataaaagaaaagaatcGCGACAAAAAAGTGTAAACCATTAAACATGAGCGTAAACTAGTACTACGTATAAATTAAGAATGTTCATACGTATACTAACTAGTACTCCGTACTACGTATAAATTAAGAATGTTCATACGTATACTAATTAGTACTATGTTATATTCCAACCAAGAAGTGAAGGAGTTATAAAGGTTTTGGAAAAACCAACGACCAAAGGATGCCCAAAGATTTGAAGAGATTAATGACCAATTTAATCAAGAGAATCAACTCATGAAAGATCAAGGGTTTATGTTTTATCATTAACCAATGATAATAACCATCCACTAACCCATCAAATCAGAAATGAAGGACATACATAGAATTAGTGGAGGAGATAATCTTTCACACGTTGTttgtattaaattattaaatacaAATAAACAATGGTATTTAAATTTCGTTCATTGTTTTACGGAGTAGTTATTTTCCTCCCTTGATTTTTTGAATCTATCCATTTTGATTTTCAAGGTATATTCGATTTTGTTAgaataatgccttgaatcggtcaagccccttactgcaacgccccagcACGGGGATCGAACTTTACGGTATCTGTTATTCTGGACTAGGGTATCTACAAATCTGAACTTTGACTAATTTTTGTGATTATGCGTAAGAAAATTTGTAGTCATGTGGGGGCATGTTAGATTtctatcgatatatattttctaaatatcaattttttataattttacttacacataatttgaaatattaagagtcaaagtaatgtgtTAGAGGAGAAAAAGTCAAtatcatggtgcgatatttaagGAATGGAGAAAGTATAATGTTCCAACCAAGAAGTGAAGAAAGCTATAAATGTTTAGGGAAAACCAACCACCAAAGGAAGTCCACGGATCTAAAGAGATCAATGACCAATTTAATCAAGAGAATCAATTCATGGAAGATGAACAGTTTAGGTTATATCCTTAACCAAGGATAATAACCATCCATTAACCAAACAAATCAGAAATGAAGGATGTACATAGAATTAATGGAGGAGATAAAACAACCCAAAAAAGTCAGAGACTCAAAGGAATCTCATGACCACAACCATCACAGTTAACCCTTGATCATGAAGAGTTAATAACCCCTTTAATCAAGGGAACTTAAACCACTTCAACTAATCGAATGAGAAGAGCTAAAAGTTCTTAAAACACATTTAAAATGTTGTTACAAAGGGAATACAAAGGAAGGAAAGCAAAACCGCAACATCGTGACTTTTGGCTTTCATCCGATCAGACCGGGCCAGCCCACCCGATCAGGCACGAGTGTAACTCACCAAAACTTCACAAATTCTCCCGATCAGACACGAGTTCGACAAAAATTTCCCAGTTTCTTCTTTGTACTTGTAGGTAAAGATGGATGTAGGTCGGTCCGGCCCGAAGCCCGACCCGACACGAAAAAGCCCCGCCCAACACGTGCACGAAGTCGTGGACATTGGCCGGGCCTGAgccttatttttttaaaaaaagcacgacaaggcaaggcatgactcGACCCTGCACGACAAAACACCTAAATTTAGCCTTACGCATGACGGGCCGGCCCGACACGAAAGCCTGTGGGACATGAGCCTCGTTTTGAATTTTTCGAGCCGGCTTGACCCGAAACAACGTGGGCCTATCATGGGCTCGGCCCGAAGCCCGACCCGGACCGGTCCACGACCATGTTTACTCGTATGTCTAAACCGCTACGGCCACTAGCACCAGTGCACCACCACTACTGCCCTAACTCACTTCCCTGTTGCCGGCAAACAGCCAATCCTCCACCGCTAAATCGCTACACAAAAACAGAAACCCCAAACCCTcaacttttctctctcctcttcttaTTTCCCCCACCGCATCCGCCACCAGTCGCCGGCGCTCCATCTCGTTGCTCTGCAGCTCCGCCTCCTTGCTACTGTTGTCGCTGCTTCACCGCCCACGGCTCACCCAACACGTAGGTGCttcaacttcttcttcttcttcaaatttcaaCTTATCAATCGCAAACCAAATTTGTCTATAATCACTGTTCTTAATGTTATTCGTCCATTGAAATTACATGTTTTGGATGTCATTCAATTGTTAGGGTTTCATGTATTTGATAAAATTGTTCGTGTAGAGCTCAAAATGGGTGCACAGGTTGAACTCCCAGAGGAAAGGCTCAAATCTTTCCTGTGTCAGTTGCAAGCAGAATCCGGAATTCTTGACAGAATCatatacaaaaacaaaaatcagcATCGGAGGTGTTCCTATTTTCAGTACCTCTTGAAGGTTGTTCTGCTAATTGTGTTGTTGTATATTGTAATTTGGACCATTTCAAATTTGTGTTCAACTGATTTTGTTACCTTTTGTTATCATTATTAATATTGTCATTGTGTTATTAGGTTAGGAGGGATGTAAAGctttttaattcaattcacatggAGGAGCTTTTAGATTCATGTTTTAATGTTATTACTGGAGAAAAGCCTAAACAGAAGGCAAGTGTTCTGGAAAGGTTAGGAATTGTGAATTTTGCCTCTAtgatttgtttttgtgtttttgtagtCGGGTCGAATTCTTtttggttgaacaaattttacAAGGTAGCAATTTAGCCTATGAAAGATAATATCAGCAGATTTGATGGGTGTTCTCTTGCTTACTTATGGGGGGTGTCCTATATAGATGAATTGTCTTGGTTCGAGTTAGGGGGCGGGGAAGTAGACAGAGATGCTTCATGGAGAAGGTCATGTCTGTATAGAAAGTAGTCCTTAGTCGGGGCAATAGAAAGTAAGTCTGAGAGAAGAAACCTGTTAGGATAAGACAAGTGCAATTTTCTCGTTTTCTTCCTTTGTTAGGAGGTTTTTGTGTATTACATCCCAAATAATATGGGGCTTTCCATGGTTTCTTTGAACCACATTGAATATGAAATGTTTTCGATTTCTTGGGTGTCTTTCCTCGTGCCCTAAAAGCTCTGTCATTCCTGCAATTATGCTTCGATCTTTTGTAAGGGAAAACTGCTTTAACATGCGTGGTCACTAAAAATTGATATGAGTTCGGTAGAGAAGAGAGAGTAGGTTCATATGAAGCATGGTTTTTGTTCTTAATGTATGACATCCATATTTTCAATGTTTTTTTCGACAGTTTGAAGAGGAAGAAATGTGACGGTGTAAAATTCAATTTTATTGAACGTCTTCAAGGGGCAGCACGGCTTCTATCTCAGGTGCAAAATGTTTTCTCCTGCTTAAAACCTATGATTACTCTGCTGATATCTTAGCAATTCATATGGGTATGAagctttttttgtatttttgagTTGGTGTAGTGCATATAAGTATATAACAATAGTTTGCTATATTTTTCATTTCATATCCACTTCCAAATTTTCATGCTTACTCTTCCTGGAAAAGGATGAGGCCTTTCTCTTGAAATTTACTGAATCTTGTATGGTTATATCTTGTTGCTGTTTTCTAAAGAAGCAAATGCCCTTGTTGCATATAGCTATGCAAGATAACTTGTTGATGATCTATTCTTATACTGTGGCAATTTTTTGTGCTGCAGATGGTTGAGCCTATACTGAAGGCAGCTATGTATCCTTTGTATTTTTCTTAAATGAAATGAACCATGCTATCTTATCGGCTTACATACAGAAATTCACTTGTTCAAGTTCTCACATCCATGACATCCACACATTATTACtgtcttttttcttttatttttggaGACTTCCTTGACTTTCTTACAGTGAAATATCTACCTTGCTCGCTCGTTCATTTTTCATGGGGTTTTCTGTGATGATTCTTGCTCTGCTTGCTCGCCTGAGAGTTTTGGTTCAGCAGGTAAGTCTCTGTTCATGTGCTATGTTGGAACCAGTGTTTTGCTTAAACTATCTACTGTTAGTACAATTGGCCATATATATGTTACAATGAATTACTGGCCATCATGTTTTTGTAAAATATCTTACACAGCAGAAGGCTGTGTGACTTTTGATCAGTTGCCTTTTTACTTTTTGCTTCCTTATGCTAGACATTAAATTTCATTTGTATTTCTCTATACTGTTTCAATGATAAAAAACATGGTTATTGAGGACCAGCAGACCTGTTATGGCAGAAGAAAGTCCGAATTTACTAAAAAATAGTAGATAGACCATGCAAGCCATTCTAAAAACTGGAATGCTATCAAGCTCCCTGCATATTTTTTCCAATTAATATCTGTGGCTCTACATTTATATTTAGCCACAGgctttcatgatttatatgtcattatatatttatatatactcCTTTCTTGATTGTACGTGAAATTCACTGATATTTTGGCCATTTTCACCTAGTAACACTCATATACTAGCATGAACATGACCTTAGAGAAGAGTTTGTGCATTAGTGGTCCTACCCCTACACTTATGGGACTTTTTCATGGACAAATAAATATGAATCTACTTCATAAAGCCGCACCTTGTTAGGGGTAAGGTTCAGTATATTTTTGCTTCCTCTAGGCTCTAATTACATCATCTGTGAGCTTCACACAGAGTTGTGTATCATCATTGTTGTCATAATCTCATAAATGGAATGATATAAGCCTACAAGGTCTTGTGCAATTAATTCACTCACAAAAAGGGCTGTAGATATTATATAGGCTATGCTCACTGATTAATTTGGATGGCCtattgttttccttttttttccttttcaaaatacaagttcctAGGGTGGGGATACACTTGGTATTGTTGTGTGAGCATTAAGTGTGCGGAGTCTCTAGATGGGAACAGATGTGACTCTGTTTCTAAGCAAATACTGCACTATGGGGCTTTTGTAATTAGTTCAGGCTTCACCACATACCTGTGTCTTGGCTACTATCTAGTTagttaaaagttaaaacaatcTAAGAAATAGTTTACTATGCTAAGTAGATGAGCTGCAGTGAGGTTGTGGAAGATGAAAATATGTGCAGAGCGGTTCAAAAGGTCTTTTTATTCGGCAGCTAATTCATGGATATTGGTTTCAGTTATACCTACAACTTTAGATTTACTCCTGCAAAATTAAATTCATAGCGTAGCTGTTGAAGTTTCTTTACAATGCAGATACTACTGGATGTTGTTTCTGTATTCAACGAAGTCTCTTCTCTTGCTCAGAAAAAACAGTCCATAAAAATAACTCAGAACGGAATCGAGGTAGTATATTGCTTCATCAGTTCATCACAAGTTCTTTTTTCTGTCCTCTACAACTGTTATAAGGACCTTTTGCCTCTACTTAACTCAATTTCAAATTATAATGACAAATTATGCAGGCTTTCCGAGAGTATTATCCTACAATGGAGGAGGAAATTGTCGTTCTAGAGTGCGTCTGGAAAACGGATAAATTTGTATTGGTAGAAACATCTAGTAAAGGCAAGATATCACAGCAAGGTGGGAGTTCAGAAACAGTACAAACTCCGGGAACAACTATAAAGTACCAAAGTATTGGTGCTTTTATGGAAGGTAATACCCCACCCCCACTTTCTACCTCTGCATTATCCGTTCACTCATCCGTACACTTACACTCTTTTACAATTACCTTtacggcccgtttggtagccggccataaatggtgtcaatgggaatgaatttgtatgtaaatgTGTAAGGGAAATCAATATTCATTCCCATGCTAATGCTAGTTCACTaaattatttctttttctttataaaatttcattaccatccattaccaTTTAGGGAGTGGCATTAGGTGaaatgcaaatttatgaagaaaagcATAAAGTTTGAGACAAAATTCCATTATCATGGACATTATGATGTTATTTTCTTGCCAAAtaacacttagatttattcccgttcccaccatttattaccggctaccaaacgggccgttAAGGTCGTATATGCTAGTTGCcgttgcgcgcacaaggtgtacaataattttattgtacacccagataacttttacccatttttttgtaactttaacctagttttgattaacttttatattagtaaaaaaaaaaagttgatagaagtggttaaatgattaatattatacattattagtggttttaaagaaatatgttttactgaaatgaaaaaatttatcactaaaaaatagataacttttacatatataagcctAACTTTAAAAcgttttgagttaacttttactccggtgtacactatttattgtacaccctttgtaaataagaatttgtgtttgttGTTTGGGGCTGTGTCCCTCTTTGGCCTCAAATTATTCAAGTACAATGATTC encodes:
- the LOC110796710 gene encoding uncharacterized protein, producing MGAQVELPEERLKSFLCQLQAESGILDRIIYKNKNQHRRCSYFQYLLKVRRDVKLFNSIHMEELLDSCFNVITGEKPKQKASVLESLKRKKCDGVKFNFIERLQGAARLLSQMVEPILKAAIEISTLLARSFFMGFSVMILALLARLRVLVQQILLDVVSVFNEVSSLAQKKQSIKITQNGIEAFREYYPTMEEEIVVLECVWKTDKFVLVETSSKGKISQQGGSSETVQTPGTTIKYQSIGAFMEDDEYDSEKADVNEGEESLSKRKRLESQPPISNENFHHPEQVQMLSVPEHGSENVLQPTEDTVVRDNALSSSTSSLSNPNSMSKKSVAFISVKKTASSASNTASVTQIDDSIDKGHDDQDNTLFSLFGQEEVKCIF